The following coding sequences are from one Dromaius novaehollandiae isolate bDroNov1 chromosome 22, bDroNov1.hap1, whole genome shotgun sequence window:
- the DHX58 gene encoding ATP-dependent RNA helicase DHX58 — MELRDYQWEVITPALGGENSIIWLPTGAGKTRCAVHVCKRHLETRQRGKVAVLVNKVHLVDQHAKKEFHVLQDAFKITAISGDSDQKFFFAWVVKQSDIVICTAQILQNALVSKEEDLHVELTDFSLLVIDECHHTHKDAVYNKIMLNYLQHKLRGQQNLPQILGLTASPGTGGATSFEGAVEHILQICANLDTAKIMSAREHLHHLQIQVPQPRKQYNLCQERVQDPFGDRLKKIMDQIQRYMGTPGLPQDFGTQIYEQRIVELEKKAAETFCRKTRVCALHLRKYNDALLINDTVRMIDAFQCLREFYLLERDMKDPTERFLAATFEENRTCLLELAGDRQYENPLLSELEEILQEQFQSLGTSRGIVFTKTRQSAYSLHSWLKDTASLRGLDIRAAVLTGAGYSNQTKHMTQNEQQDVIMSFRKGDLNLLFSTSVAEEGLDILECNIVVRYGLMTNEIAMVQARGRARAENSTYSILARASSREVSRELLNEELIELMAKAIREVQDMPEREYRLKIMELQRNAVVSCKVKEAKNSERRQLHDPGTVYLYCVNCNVAVCHGSDIRTVEGMHHVNINPLFRFYYRVTPGKVQFERSFKDWEPGCRIVCSECSQDWGMEMIYRGVKLPILCIKNFVVETPFEKKKYKKWSSVTFSVEEFDYLEYCSSIADEPF, encoded by the exons aTGGAGCTGCGGGACTACCAGTGGGAAGTGATCACCCCGGCCCTGGGTGGCGAGAACAGCATCATCTGGCTGCCCACGGGCGCCGGGAAGACCCGCTGCGCCGTCCACGTCTGCAAGAGGCACCTGGAGACCAGGCAGCGAGGCAAGGTGGCCGTGCTGGTCAACAAG GTGCACCTGGTGGACCAGCACGCCAAGAAGGAGTTCCACGTGCTCCAGGACGCCTTCAAGATCACAGCTATCAGCGGGGACAGCGACCAGAAATTCTTCTTTGCCTGGGTGGTGAAGCAGAGCGACATCGTGATCTGCACTGCCCAGATCCTGCAGAACGCGCTggtcagcaaggaggaggactTGCACGTGGAGCTGACGG ATTTTTCCCTGCTGGTGATAGACGAGTGCCACCACACGCACAAGGACGCTGTCTACAACAAAATCATGCTGAATTACCTCCAGCACAAACTGAGAGGGCAGCAGAACCTGCCACAGATCCTGGGTCTGACGGCGTCACCCGGCACGGGGGGTGCAACGTCCTTCGAGGGAGCTGTGGAGCACATCCTGCAG ATCTGTGCCAACCTGGATACTGCTAAAATCATGTCAGCCCGGGAGCACCTCCATCACCTGCAGATCCAAGTCCCTCAGCCCAGGAAGCAGTACAACTTGTGCCAGGAGAGGGTGCAG GACCCCTTTGGAGACCGGCTGAAGAAAATCATGGACCAGATCCAGCGGTACATGGGCACACCGGGTCTGCCGCAGGACTTCGGCACGCAGATTTATGAGCAGCGCATTGTGGAGCTGGAGAAGAAAG CAGCAGAGACGTTTTGTCGCAAGACCCGCGTGTGCGCGCTGCACCTGCGGAAGTACAACGATGCCTTGTTGATCAACGACACGGTGCGCATGATCGACGCCTTCCAGTGCCTCAGGGAGTTCTACCTCCTGGAGAGGGACATGAAGGATCCAACAGAGCGTTTCCTCGCTGCCACGTTCGAGG AGAACAGGACGTGCTTGCTGGAGCTCGCCGGGGACCGGCAGTACGAGAACCCGCTGCTGAGCGAGCTggaggagatcctgcaggagcaGTTCCAGTCTCTGGGCACTTCTCGCGGCATCGTTTTCACCAAGACCCGCCAGAGCGCCTACAGCCTGCACAGCTGGCTGAAGGACACGGCGTCGCTCCGCGGGCTGGACATCAGGGCTGCTGTTCTCACCGGGGCTGGTTACAGCAACCAGACCAAGCACATGACGCAG AACGAGCAGCAGGATGTGATCATGTCGTTCCGCAAGGGAGACCTCAACCTGCTCTTCTCAACCAGCGTGGCCGAGGAGGGCCTGGACATCCTGGAGTGCAACATCGTGGTTCGCTACGGGCTGATGACCAACGAGATCGCCATGGTGCAG GCCAGAGGCCGTGCCCGGGCCGAGAACAGCACGTACTCCATCCTCGCCAGAGCAAGCAGCAGAGAGGTCTCCCGGGAGCTGCTCAACGAGGAGCTCATAGAGCTCATGGCCAAGGCGATCAGAGAGGTGCAAGACATGCCCGAGAGGGAGTACCGCCTCAAG ATCATGGAGCTGCAGCGAAATGCTGTCGTCAGCTGCAAAGTGAAGGAAGCCAAGAACAGCGAGAGGCGGCAGTTGCACGACCCGGGCACTGTTTACCTCTACTGTGTCAACTGCAACGTGGCGGTGTGCCACGGCAGTGACATTCGCACCGTGGAGGGCATGCACCATGTCAACATCAACCCCCTCTTCAG GTTTTATTACAGAGTCACACCTGGGAAAGTGCAGTTCGAGCGGTCTTTCAAGGACTGGGAGCCTGGATGCCGCATCGTGTGCAGTGAGTGCAGCCAG GACTGGGGAATGGAGATGATCTACCGGGGGGTGAAGCTGCCCATCCTCTGCATCAAAAACTTTGTGGTGGAGACACCGTTTGAAAAGAAGAAGTACAAGA